A part of Penaeus vannamei isolate JL-2024 chromosome 1, ASM4276789v1, whole genome shotgun sequence genomic DNA contains:
- the LOC113810486 gene encoding uncharacterized protein — translation MVVNILGALVGLVKVRVAYTNIDSSVFRLHYRWTTSFCYLACLLVAASDFIGNPITCMSGGGVVAKPINTYCWIESTFTINISAPGESSFYHGNTYHGVGQYDPEQHTKTYHAYYQWVPFVLFFQGCLFYLPHLLWKAKENKMANTLLQGLNRNSICEDTEKKKENIIKYMKVSNGRNGCYSIVYLVCEALNFVNVIGQMFLLDRFFGGAFIEYGLKVINFDMDDDEAHDPLATTFPRVTQCSFKKFGASGTIETRESLCILPQNILNEKVFILMWFWFVLLATITAMHLVWRIVLMASPLARIKWIEQRGKLATTPKVEQGLRQLPLGDYFLLDIMSENLDAITFKDILLGCTNCPDEANPNNGSYRPFPTVDDDDPVSYKRQMEALSDTAVWFQVSVRDTVTAGDRSDWMVLGIAGALAGLVKVRYSHTYVDSQVFRFHYHWTSAFCFLACVLVTAADFVGDSILCLDGFEEAPKPVTTYCWVLSTFTINSTRPGLGGLGNYNPQNHEKRIHGYYQWVPHVLFLQGILFYLPHLVWKSYEGKQVDQLLQGLNKSLFDDDEEQKKKNIIEYLSESWGLNNRYAFGYLGCELLNFGNVLGQMFLMDRFLGGFFMHYGTKVIQFLFSNDIARTDALYEAFPRQAKCTFHQYGASGTIKRLDYLCILPQNIVNEKVFLVMWFWFVVLLTLSAMQLIWQLLVLYSPLLRLRLVESHAKGKLSPRSEQVIRGMHAGDFCLLEALGRNLNPLAFRDVLNGITEAGHRYLASAPGLGTYRPRDPSAPAAEKLYPTLPHS, via the exons ATGGTTGTCAACATCCTCGGGGCGCTGGTGGGGCTCGTCAAGGTCCGCGTCGCCTACACCAACATCGACAGCAGCGTCTTCCGCCTCCACTACAGATGGACGACCTCCTTCTGCTACCTCGCCTGCTTGCTCGTCGCCGCCTCGGACTTCATAGGGAATCCTATAACGTGTATGAGTGGCGGGGGCGTGGTCGCGAAGCCTATAAACACCTATTGCTGGATTGAGTCGACTTTTACCATCAACATTTCAGCTC CTGGAGAATCTTCCTTCTACCACGGGAATACATACCACGGAGTCGGACAGTATGACCCTGAACAGCATACCAAAACATACCATGCCTATTACCAATGGGTTCCCTTCGTCTTGTTCTTCCAG GGCTGCCTCTTCTACCTGCCTCACCTCTTGTGGAAGGCGAAGGAGAACAAGATGGCGAACACACTCCTTCAGGGTCTCAACAGGAACTCGATCTGCGAGGATaccgagaagaagaaggagaatatcaTTAA GTACATGAAGGTGTCCAACGGCAGAAACGGATGTTATTCCATCGTCTACCTTGTCTGCGAGGCTCTCAACTTCGTCAACGTGATCGGGCAAATGTTCCTTCTTGACAGGTTCTTCGGGGGCGCCTTCATCGAGTACGGGCTGAAG GTCATCAACTTCGACATGGATGACGACGAGGCGCACGACCCCCTCGCCACGACCTTCCCGAGAGTGACTCAGTGCAGCTTCAAGAAATTCGGAGCCTCGGGCACCATCGAGACGCGGGAGTCGCTGTGCATCCTTCCCCAGAACATCCTGAACGAGAAGGTCTTCATCCTGATGTGGTTCTGGTTCGTCCTCCTGGCCACCATCACCGCCATGCAT ctGGTGTGGCGCATCGTGCTGATGGCGAGCCCCTTGGCGCGCATCAAGTGGATCGAGCAGCGCGGCAAGCTGGCGACCACGCCCAAGGTGGAGCAGGGCCTCCGCCAGCTCCCCCTCGGAGACTACTTCCTGTTGGACATCATGTCGGAAAACCTGGACGCCATCACCTTCAAGGACATCCTCCTAGGCTGCACCAACTGCCCCGACGAGGCAAACCCCAACAACGGGTCGTACAGGCCGTTCCCCACCGTGGACGACGACGACCCGGTCAGCTACAAGAGGCAGATGGAGGCCCTGTCCGACACCGCCGTCT GGTTCCAGGTGAGTGTGAGGGATACAGTGACAGCGGGGGACAGAAGTGATTG GATGGTATTAGGCATAGCGGGCGCCCTCGCAGGCCTGGTGAAGGTGCGCTATTCCCACACCTACGTGGACAGCCAAGTCTTCCGCTTCCACTACCACTGGACCTCCGCCTTCTGCTTCCTGGCCTGTGTCCTCGTCACGGCGGCGGACTTCGTAGGGGATTCGATCCTGTGTCTGGACGGGTTCGAGGAGGCGCCCAAACCCGTCACGACCTACTGCTGGGTGCTGTCCACTTTCACCATCAACTCGACCAGAC CTGGTCTCGGAGGCCTCGGCAACTACAATCCTCAGAACCACGAGAAAAGGATCCATGGATATTATCAGTGGGTTCCGCATGTCCTCTTCCTACAG GgcatcctcttctacctccctcactTGGTTTGGAAGTCCTACGAAGGGAAGCAAGTGGACCAGCTCCTGCAAGGCCTCAACAAGAGTCTCTTTGACGACGatgaagagcaaaagaagaagaatatcatCGA gTACCTCTCTGAATCGTGGGGTCTGAACAACCGATATGCCTTCGGCTACCTTGGGTGCGAGCTTCTCAACTTCGGCAATGTGCTGGGCCAGATGTTCCTCATGGACCGTTTCTTGGGCGGCTTCTTCATGCACTATGGGACGAAG gTGATCCAATTCCTGTTTTCCAACGACATTGCGCGGACCGACGCTCTGTACGAGGCCTTCCCCCGCCAGGCCAAGTGCACGTTCCACCAGTACGGAGCTTCGGGAACGATCAAAAGGCTGGACTACCTGTGCATCCTCCCGCAGAACATTGTTAACGAGAAGGTGTTCCTCGTCATGTGGTTCTGGTTCGTGGTGCTGCTGACGCTCTCGGCCATGCAg CTGATCTGGCAGCTGCTGGTCCTGTACAGCCCCCTGCTGCGCCTCCGCCTGGTGGAGAGCCACGCCAAGGGCAAGCTCTCCCCCCGGTCCGAGCAGGTGATCCGGGGCATGCACGCGGGGGATTTCTGCCTCCTGGAAGCCCTGGGCCGCAACCTGAACCCCCTGGCCTTCCGGGACGTCCTCAACGGCATCACCGAGGCCGGGCATCGGTACCTGGCCAGCGCCCCGGGCCTGGGCACGTACCGGCCGCGGGacccctccgcccccgccgccgAGAAACTCTACCCGACGCTGCCCCATAGCTAG